GTGAATGGAAGTGGTGTGATGATGACCAAGTCCCCGAATTCCTGCCAACCCCACGACAAGGGTGACCCCCACCCTGCTCTGCCTTTCTACAGAGAGTGACACACTGAGCCACCACCTTCCCCCAAAGCCTTGCTAATTCCACCCTCTGCCCTGCTGCTAGGCTCAGCACTTTCCCCACAGGGGGAAACATTGGCACCTTGCCAAATTCTCAGAAATGGCCAATCTCCTTCTTCTTTCACCTTTCCTGTTCACAGTCCCTGATGGGGCCCCCCAGAACCCAGCCCACTCCCTGGGGTGACCAGCTGCATACAGGGGTCCAGGGGCAGCCCCTGACCACACAGCCACCTTCTCACCAGGTGACCAAACTGAGGAAGAACTTGGCTGGGGAGTACCTGCACTACCTCAGTGAGCGAGATGCCCGCAAGATCCTCATCGCAGACCTGAATGAGCTGCGGTACCAGCGGGAGGACATGTCATTAGCCCAGTCGCCAGGTAAGCCTGAATTGGGAATCGGGTTTCTCTCTTCTCTGAGACACTGGAAGAGTCTGGTCTCACCCCTAAGCCCCATTCATTCAACATTCCTAAGACCTGCTCATTCCATAACCATTCAGAGGGGAGATGTCCCTGCCTCCCCCAGGGCTGCGTATCTTCTGAGTTGAACTGAGAATTGTAGGAACACAGTTGGTAGCTGAGGCAGCCTAGGCTCCCAGTGGGCTGGACAGGCCCGGTACGCAGTTTCCTGGGCTTCTAGACTTTAGCCTGAAACCCTAGGCTGGTAGTGCTGTGGGCAAGAACCAGGGAACCCCAAACAGGAAGGGCAGAGGGCTTCAGGCAACCCCCGAGAAAGCCACGGTGACACGGGCTGGTGGGCCCCCTCCCCTGGCAGGCATCTGGGGAGAGGACCCTGTGAAGTTAACCCTGGCTCTTAAGATGACCCGGCAAGACCTGACCCGCACGCAGATGGAACTCAACACCATGAAGGCCAACTTTGGAGATGTGGTCCCCAGGAGGGACTTTGAAATGCAGGAGAAGACCAACAAGGATCTTCAGGAGCAGGtgctggcaggcaggcagggccagGAGGGTAGGATGGGGTCTCACAGGTGGGGGGCCAGGGCCAATGTCCTTGCCCACAGCTGGACACCCTGAGAGCCAGCTACGAGGAGGTTCGCAAGGAGCATGAGATCCTCATGCAGCTGCACATGAGCACGCTGAAGGAACGGGACCAATTCTTCTCTGAGCTGCAGGAGATCCAGCGCACTTCCACGCCGCGGCCTGACTGGACCAAGTGCAAAGGTGAGGGCAGCCCGCAGGGCCCCGGGTCCTGCTTACATGTGGGCCCAGACTCCAGCTCCCTCTCCCCACATGCAGATGTGGTGGCTGGGGGCCCAGAGCGCTGGCAGATGCTGGCTGAGGGCAAGAACAGCGACCAGCTGGTGGACATGCTCCTGGAAGAGATTGGTTCGGGGCTGCTGCGGGAGAAAGACTTCTTCCCTGGTCTGGTAGGGGAGGCCCCAGGAGTGGGGCTTGGGCCAGAGTCAGAACAGCCATGCCCTGCTCCTCAGACAAGCTTTTGGGGAACCAACTGGGGATCTTCCCTGATTGGGGGTAGGGCCCCAGATGGGTCCAGAGATGAGCTGATATCCTCCCTCCTAGGGCTATGGGGAAGCCATCCCTGCTTTTCTTCGGTTTGATGGCCTCGTGGAGAACAAGAAGCCAAGTAAGAAGGATGTGGTCAACCTCCTCAAGGATGCCTGGAAGGAACGTCTTGCTGAGGAGCAGGTCAGATCTCACCAGCCACTCTGGCCCAGCGTGGTCTTCAGATCCAGAGTCCTCTGCAGGTCCAGAGGTGCCAGGGATGAGGGCCAACCAACCCTAAGGCTGACTGAGCATTTCCTCGATCCCGCAGAAAGAGACGTTCCCAGATTTCTTCTTCAATTTCCTGGAGCATCGCTTTGGGCCCAGTGATGCCATGGCCTGGGCTTatactatttttgaaaatatcaagaTCTTCCACTCCAACGAGGTTATGAGTCAGTTCTATGCAGTCTTGATGGGAAAGGTGAGCTGGGGCCTATTCCGCTTGAGGAGACTGAGAGGGGTCTTTGTCCCTAGCATAGACCAGCTTTGCCCCCACCACTCCCAGGAACAGCAGGTGAATAATGCTTCTCTCCTTATAGCGGAGTGAGAATGTGTATGTCACCCAGAAGGAGACAGTAGCCCAGCTGCTGAAGGAGATGACAAATGCTGACAGTCAGAATGAGGGGCTACTAACCATGGAGCAGTTCAAGTGAGAGGCCAGTCCAGGCTACCCCCAACTCCTACCCAACTATTCCTGCATCTGTAGGGAAAAGGGGCACCTGGTGGGAAGGGCCACAGCCTCGGAACTCACTCCCTTTTGAGCACTAGGGAGAGGCACAAGCAGGCCTCAGCAGGTCCCTGTTGGCCCTCATGTCTCCCCTACAGCACTGTCCTCAAGAGTACCTTCCCTCTCAAGACAGAAGAGCAAATCCAGGAGCTGATGGAGGCAGGGGGCTGGCATCCCAGCAGCAGCAATGCAGACTTGCTCAACTACCGCTCACTGTTTATGGAGGTGGGTGTGTGAGGTCCGGGGACTGGCCTGGCCCCTGCCCTAGCCTTGGCTGGACCCTAGCCAATGTGCCCTCACCCTGACTTGTGGCCCCTCCCAGGATGAGGAGGGCCAGAGTGAGCCCTTTGTGCAAAAACTCTGGGAACAATACATGGATGAGAAGGACGGGTACTTACAGGAGCTAAAGCAGGAGCTGGGCATAGAACTGTGAGTGACCCTCATCCATAGGCGAGTCCCACAGGCTGGGCCCCTGAAGCCCCTGGGTCTCCCTGTGCACCATGCACCATCCACTGCTCAGCCCAGCACAGAGGAGGGCACCTGGGAGTCTGGGGCACGGAGAGGAGGGGTCAGGACCTGTCACTCTCTTTCCTGTGGGGCAGCCATGAGGAAGTGACTCTGCCCAAGCTGCGAGGGGGCCTGATGACCATCGACCCCAGCCTGGACAAGCAGACAGTGAACACCTACATGAGCCAGGCCTTCCAGCTCCCTGAGTCGGAAATGCCAGAGGAGGGTGACGAGAAGGAAGAAGCCATGGTGGAAATCTTCCAGACTGCCCTGGAGCGGCTTCAGGTGATTGACATCAGGCGTGTGGGACCTCGAGAGCCAGAGCCTGCAAGCTAGCAACCTGTGGGCAGCCTGCGTGCTCCAGTCCTGCTAACCCCTAGCTTTTAATATAAGAGTGTTTGTCTGAACCCATGCCATTCTCCAGACTGTGCTGGGGAGTTGTGGGGGGGGAATCAGTCCCTGCCTGGCTGGCCCCAGGACATGCACCAAAATGCAGAATATTCTGTTTATGACACTTTATTGATgctgggggggggggtggggaggagaccTGGAGAAATATGTGGGGGCAAGAGGCCCCAGGTGGGGACAGGGAAAGTGTTGAAGCCTGGCCACTACTGGGCAGGGAAGACAGAGTTGCCACTGTATGCACAGGGGATGAGCAGCTGCCGGTACTCCAGGGGCAGGTGCCGCTCCACTAGCACGTGCAGTGAGACTTGGTCAGTGACCAGGCCCTGCCTGcagtggaggaagagaagggacagGCAGAATCAGCACCAGAACTCCCCCAGCCAGCACCCCCACACCTTCCGCCTTCTCACCGCCGCATCAGCAGCTCCAGGTCCTCTGGCTTCACAGTCTTGCGGCCAGCATGAGCAGCAAATACTTCCAGATCATCACAAAGATGCTGGAAATATTTATCTAGGCTGTCAAGAAGGTGGGGATAGAGCAGGCTGAACAGTCTGATCATGACCCGAGGAGTTCCTCTCCCTACCCTACATGCCCAGGACTCACCACTTCTCCACCATCTCAAGAGCCTTCCTCTCCATGGGCATCTTGGCATAGAAGCTAAAGAGTTTCACATAGTGGCTCAGTCCAGCCTTGTGGGGATCTTGCCGGGGCCTGGGGCCGGTGGTCCGGGGCCTAGGGGGATGCCTGACCAACAGAGGCTCTGCAGGCTCTGAAGATAAGCTGAGGGCAACAGTGGACAGAGGGGCTGAACTTGCCTCAAGGAGGCTCTTATTCAAGAGCAAGTTTTGCTGGCTCCTGCTGAGGCTGGGGACCACGTGGCCCTTGGCCAGCCAGGACCAGCAGCCCTGACCACCTGCTGAGGGGCAGTTGGGTCAGGGGGCCACATAGAGGCCAGTCTTTCCCTGGGGCTCTGTCCCTCCACAGTCGACTCGACATCCTGGTTCAGGCTTATTATCTATATTGGTACCTGCTTGGGTCCATGACTCCAGGCCTTAGAATGGACAGTCTCTCTCCTTACTCTACTGCTGCCTTTCCCAATTCTGCTAATcgtcttccaggaagccttttcTGACTACAAACCAACCACATACTTTCCCCTCACCCAGCCTCCTCTAAGCCGTGGAGGCAGGCACCAGGATGGCAGGGGTGCTCTTGGTAAGCTCTCCCCAGCCCAGCTCAAGCTGCCCTGCTGGGTAATCATCTGCATACCCGTAGGAAGAGGGAGGACCCTATGTACACAGCATACCCAATGCTCCCTTCCCAAGAGGCCCATGAGGAATGGGGTTGTGGGATCTTACACTGCAGCACCAGGCGCTGGGGCTGGCTCAAGAAACTGATGATGTCGCCTGGCCTGGAGAGACTCAGGGGTGCTGGAGGCCGACTCTGGACTTGCTACAAAGAAGAAGGGTGGGGTCACAGGGATCCCAGGCCTGACCATCTCACCCAGGCCAGCACAGCCACAGTATTTCTGTCCTGTTTCTGGTGGGCCCCACCTAGCTCCAGCCAAGCAGGTGCCCCTCAGTGTCTCCCTGACCCCCTACCACCACCAATGCCCGGAAACACAACCCAGGCAAGGCCTTTCTGTGTGCTAGGGCCTGAACACAGCTGTCACCAGTCACTCCCTGCACTGGGCCTCTTACCTGCCCTGCCAGAGGCATCCTCATCCCCTGAAGATGCTCCTGGCCCGTCAGCCTCAGCAGTCCCCTTGGATCCCTCTGCTTCTGTCACCTCTGTGTGTCCCTCAGCCTCTTCTACCCTGCTGGGTCCTTGTGCTCCTGTTGCCTCCATTTCACTCACACTCACACCTTCTTCTTCCATCTTTTTCTCTACCTCTTCAACTCCATCGTGTAAGGGCTCTACTTCATCTTCTCCAGAGACACCACTGCTGGTGCTCAGGAAGCCCAGAGCAAAGGCATCGACCTCCTCTGCCTCTCCTGCAAGAAACTGGGCTGGTTTCCCAGGGCCTAAGTGAAGGGGAGAGAATACAGGCTGGAGACGCAGCAGGCCAAGGCTGCATAGCTCAGAGAAGGGTAAAGATGGGCTAGCAGACCCAGCCCTGCCCACTGAGGAAAGACAAAGCCAGAGGCAGCACCAGGACATGGATCTGAAGTCTCCTGGCCCAACATGGACTCTGCTCTTGGATGAAGGAGGCAGCCACAGCCAGGGTGCTCTAGGGGCACAGAGGGGCTTGAGAAAGGAAAACTACCATTGTCAACTCTCACCCAAGCTAAGTTTGGCTCCAGGCCACCAGTGCCACACACTCACTATTGTTCTGCAGCCCAGGCCCACTGCTCTGTGTCTTGTGACTGGCAGCCTGCTCAGCGTCTTCAGCCCCAGTGTGAGGCGTGCAGGGTAGGGAGTGATACACGTCGGGGGAGCCAACCATGGGCTGAGAGAACGGCTGGGTGTCCTCCAACACAATGTCTGTGGGCAGAGTAGTAACAGGTTCTGAGGCTGTCACCTGGAGATCAGGGGCCAGCTGGCTCTCAGCGTATTCCAGGCCCACCGGCTGCTACTCAGCGTTGCCAGGGCCTGGACAATGGGCTGCATGGGTCCGCCCTGAGTGGCTTTCAGAGAAAGAAGACAACCTAGCACGCGAGGCCTTATCGCCTACAGCCCTCCTTGCTTACCTTCCTGTTCCTCTGCCTGGCAGTCCCAGGCCCCTGTAGCTGCCCGCCCACCAGCTGCCCACTTAAAATACCTCTTCGCTGCTTGTTCTGCTCCGTCTTCCCAAACCCTCTTCTTACTCTGGTGAACTTGTTTTCTGCAATCAGGCTCCCAGGTCAGTTTGAATTGGCCAGCTGATCCTGAAACCTGGCCCCTCTCAACAAGTTTTggccaccacaccacaccccTTTACAACCTCCAGCCCTATAGTCTAAGGATATGGGGCCCTGGGAGACACTGAGGGACCAAGGAAAGGGGCCCCCTGTAGAAAGCAAACAGAAATTCCTTGTAGACCCACTGACCAGAGTTGCTCGCTGTCCTTGACCCCACCGAGAGGGGCGCAACCCTGACTCAGCATCACCTCCTATCTGTCATAGCGGGGAGAGCTTTCCCCAAAGGCCAGCAGGGGAAAACCCAACCTTACTTGGAGGAGCCAGGGAAGTATCTCGCAGATCCCGCAAAAAGGCACCCACGTCTACAGCTCGGCGGGCTGGAGGTCTGCGGGCCAAGCCAGGCCTCTGCACTGACTGTGGCTGAAGAGGTGTGGCAAAGGTCAGGTTGAGGGATCTGGTGAGGTGGGGAGGCACAGAGGAAAGTCAGGTACCTGAGACCCAGTTTGCCCACAGATCCCTCCATCTGCCCTGGGGCTCTCATGTCTTAGAACAGATGCTGTGAGGCTAAAACTGGTAGGAAGTAGTATGGCCAGATTCCATCCCAGGCAGCACCTCCCTCCCCAAGTCTCTCCTCCACCCACTCCCAGAACAGGAAACACCCAGAACAGCACCTGGTGAGGGAAGAGGCATCAGCATTCCTTTGAGGCTCTGTCAGCAACCGGCAAGAGAatgtaaaagaagaaaaccatGGTAAGTGATCCAGGCCTGTGAGGGCCCTCTCTCAGGACTCCTCAGCCTCTCCAGAGGACAGGAGGGAGAGGGTAGCAAAAGTGGTGTCCAGGGCCTCACCTTGGGAGAGAGACAGCCCCTGGTCCACTCCCTGCTGAAACATTGACAGTCtcagcctctgtttcctcctgcCAGGGGCCAGCAGACCTGGAGCCAGGGTTGTGGGGGGCTCGAGCTCAGGAAGTTGCAGCTCCAGGCTACAAGAATGGAGCTTATCTCAGACAGGCCAGGAAGTCCAATTCTGGCTTCTGCAACCCCCAAGAAACTCCCCGACTAAGCTGCCCATAGCACAATCCAAGGTGGGGGAGTTCTGTGTACCTGCCGCAACTGCTCTCTCGTCTGGAGGGTTGGACCGCCTGCAGTGCTGGCACTGGCTTCACTACCGACTCAGGCATCAGGATGGAAGATTCTGGGGCTGCAGAAACACCAAGGAGAGGGTGGGGCTGACAGAACAGGCCACCCTGAATGAAAGATACCACAAGACTGGGGTTGGACTGGTACCTAACTCTGACCGGCAGGCCAGCGCTCACTTACCAGTTAGTAGGATGTTCTTCAGCAGCGTCCGAGGTGTCTGTTCCTCCAAGTGCCCACTGGCCTGAATATGGGCCGATCTGCCAATAGACTATCGGCAAAAGCACCAAGCAACCAGTCTGTCCATTTGCCTTGAGATTTCCTCAAGGTGGGCCCCAGAGCAGAGCTAGACCTCAACCCCCCTCCCCGAGGCAGCCAGGGCCCTTTGGGGTCAGTGGGCTGGGTACTTACCCTGGCTCCATGGGAACGCCCTCTGGCTATCGTCCTTGTTTGGCCACTCAACCTCCTGGAGGAAGCCGTTTCAAGCAGGGCTCTCCGGGCTCTGTGTAAAGACCAGCAATTATGCCAAGAATTACGGTGAGGAGGGATAGAGAATATAGAGACATGCCTTCATCGGGGGTCTTGGTCTGGAGCCTTTTTCCCTCAGGGCTAGGGACCCAGAAACCACTTGCCCCTACCATCGCCCCTGTTCCCAGCCCTATGTCACCAGCAGTGTGGACCGAAGAAGACCCCTGGGGTATGGGAATAGAGAGGGCATATGAGTGAACCAATCAGGAGGGGCTGGGAAAGGCTTCACAGAGGTGACTTCAGCGGAATCACAAAGGATAAGTAGGGGTTAGCCACACAGACAAGAGGGGCAATTGGAAAAGCATCCACCCCAGACATGAAAGTAACAATCCATGATGgatattaaagtattttaaaatcttttaagaaCTTGGTACCCCAGACACCTTAGTCTCTCCAGTCCAGTCCCTCTCAGATTCCAGAGCCACGTAAGTGTTCCCAGGGCGCAGCTGCTACCTCATGGGTGTAAAACCTATAATGAATGGCTTCTCATTCCC
This sequence is a window from Gorilla gorilla gorilla isolate KB3781 chromosome 18, NHGRI_mGorGor1-v2.1_pri, whole genome shotgun sequence. Protein-coding genes within it:
- the CENPT gene encoding centromere protein T isoform X2, producing the protein MADHNPDSDSTPRTLLRRVLDTADPRTPRRPRSARAGARRALLETASSRRLSGQTRTIARGRSHGARSIGRSAHIQASGHLEEQTPRTLLKNILLTAPESSILMPESVVKPVPALQAVQPSRRESSCGSLELQLPELEPPTTLAPGLLAPGRRKQRLRLSMFQQGVDQGLSLSQEPQRNADASSLTRSLNLTFATPLQPQSVQRPGLARRPPARRAVDVGAFLRDLRDTSLAPPNIVLEDTQPFSQPMVGSPDVYHSLPCTPHTGAEDAEQAASHKTQSSGPGLQNNSPGKPAQFLAGEAEEVDAFALGFLSTSSGVSGEDEVEPLHDGVEEVEKKMEEEGVSVSEMEATGAQGPSRVEEAEGHTEVTEAEGSKGTAEADGPGASSGDEDASGRAASPESASSTPESLQARRHHQFLEPAPAPGAAVLSSEPAEPLLVRHPPRPRTTGPRPRQDPHKAGLSHYVKLFSFYAKMPMERKALEMVEKCLDKYFQHLCDDLEVFAAHAGRKTVKPEDLELLMRRQGLVTDQVSLHVLVERHLPLEYRQLLIPCAYSGNSVFPAQ
- the CENPT gene encoding centromere protein T isoform X1, whose translation is MADHNPDSDSTPRTLLRRVLDTADPRTPRRPRSARAGSCALGTLTWLWNLRGTGLERLRARRALLETASSRRLSGQTRTIARGRSHGARSIGRSAHIQASGHLEEQTPRTLLKNILLTAPESSILMPESVVKPVPALQAVQPSRRESSCGSLELQLPELEPPTTLAPGLLAPGRRKQRLRLSMFQQGVDQGLSLSQEPQRNADASSLTRSLNLTFATPLQPQSVQRPGLARRPPARRAVDVGAFLRDLRDTSLAPPNIVLEDTQPFSQPMVGSPDVYHSLPCTPHTGAEDAEQAASHKTQSSGPGLQNNSPGKPAQFLAGEAEEVDAFALGFLSTSSGVSGEDEVEPLHDGVEEVEKKMEEEGVSVSEMEATGAQGPSRVEEAEGHTEVTEAEGSKGTAEADGPGASSGDEDASGRAASPESASSTPESLQARRHHQFLEPAPAPGAAVLSSEPAEPLLVRHPPRPRTTGPRPRQDPHKAGLSHYVKLFSFYAKMPMERKALEMVEKCLDKYFQHLCDDLEVFAAHAGRKTVKPEDLELLMRRQGLVTDQVSLHVLVERHLPLEYRQLLIPCAYSGNSVFPAQ
- the CENPT gene encoding centromere protein T isoform X3 — its product is MPESVVKPVPALQAVQPSRRESSCGSLELQLPELEPPTTLAPGLLAPGRRKQRLRLSMFQQGVDQGLSLSQEPQRNADASSLTRSLNLTFATPLQPQSVQRPGLARRPPARRAVDVGAFLRDLRDTSLAPPNIVLEDTQPFSQPMVGSPDVYHSLPCTPHTGAEDAEQAASHKTQSSGPGLQNNSPGKPAQFLAGEAEEVDAFALGFLSTSSGVSGEDEVEPLHDGVEEVEKKMEEEGVSVSEMEATGAQGPSRVEEAEGHTEVTEAEGSKGTAEADGPGASSGDEDASGRAASPESASSTPESLQARRHHQFLEPAPAPGAAVLSSEPAEPLLVRHPPRPRTTGPRPRQDPHKAGLSHYVKLFSFYAKMPMERKALEMVEKCLDKYFQHLCDDLEVFAAHAGRKTVKPEDLELLMRRQGLVTDQVSLHVLVERHLPLEYRQLLIPCAYSGNSVFPAQ